The DNA segment CGCCGACCGGGAAGCCAACGGCACCAGCCTGCGGATCAGCGGAGCCCACTTCCCGGCCGTCAAGACACTCGAGGACTTCAACGTCGACCACCAGCCATCGCTACGCCGGGACGTGCTCGCGCACCTGGCGACCACGACCTGGATCCCCAAGGCCGAGAACGTGGTCCTGCTCGGCCCGCCCGGCGTCGGCAAGACCCACCTCGGCATCGCGCTCGGGATCAAGGCCTGCCACGCCGGCTACCCGGTCGCGTTCGACACCGCGACCGGATGGGCATCCCGGCTGCAGGCCGCGCACCGTGAGAACCGGCTCGAGCATGAACTGAAACGACTCCGCCGGTACCGACTGCTGATCATCGACGAGGTCGGCTACCTGCCCTTCGACGCGGACGCGGCGAACCTGTTCTTCCAACTCGTCGCGGCCCGCTACGAGCAGGGCTCGATCCTGGTCACCAGCAACATGCCCTTCGGCCGGTGGGGTGAGATCTTCAGCGATGACATCGTCGCGGCCGCGATGATCGACCGTCTCGTGCACCACGCCGAGGTCCTCACCCTCGCCGGCGACTCCTACCGCACCCGCTCACGACGCGAGCTCCTCAAGACCCCGCCCACCACAGGCGCGGACCAGTAACACCAACCCCGAGGGGTCAACTTTCAAACGACGAAAAGGGGTCAAAGTTCAGCCGACGTTGACAAGGGCATCGATCCGTCCATCGGGTCCGTCGGCGACGCGTACGACAACTCCCTCGCGGAGTCCCAGATCGGGCTGTACAAGTCCGAGCTGATCGATCACGAGGGCTCGTAGCGCGACGTCGACCGGGTCGATGCCGGCACCGCCGGGTGGGTGCAGTGATTCAACGCTGACCGCCCGCACCAGCAATCACTCTCCGGACACGCCGGGGGGATTCACTGCGCAGTTGTGGACAAGGACGGCGTCCGCCCCAATGGCGACGTAGTAGGTGTGGGTGTCGGCGACCGTGAGGTTGTGGACGGTTTGTTCGCGGTGGTCGTGCTGGACGGCGGTGACTTGGACGAGGATGCCGGCCGAGGTGGACAGCCAGTCACCGGGTAGGAGGTCGCCTGCGTCGACCCATTCGCCGACTTCGGGTACCCAGAACGGGTGTCCGTCGGTCGCGACGATCGTACCGGCGTCGTGCCCTTCGTGGTCGGCGATGGTGATCGTGGTGAGGTCCTCCTCGCCTTCCCCCGAGGCTCGTCGCGCGGGATGGCGGATGAGCCGCCGGACGGCGTGGAAGCTGTGCTCGCAGGCCGGGATCCTCTCGTGAGGCCAGGACGCACTCGGCGGGTTGACGCCGATCGAGTTCGAGACGAAGCTAACCGAGCCGCACACCCTCGCGGCCTAAACCCAACCTGTCACCGATCCGTTCCTCACGCCCCCGCAATGTCTCAATTAGCGACTATGAACCGATGATGCGGCAGACAGTCAACTCGTCATCGAATGTGCATTCGAACAGTGTCGCGTCTTCAACCGCAAGCACCTTGAATTCAGGAAAGGAATCCAAAATCTCGGCAAGATGCCCGATCGCTAGAGCCTTATCAATGCTCACGGTTGGAACGACCCGACTATCCCAGAAGATCACCAGGCGTCCAGACACGTTCGCATGGCTCGCAATGGCAGCCGTGAGAGATTCGCGATCGACCTGACCGCGCTCCAATATCAGAGCAGCATTCACTTCCTCCCAAACGATTTCCCCACGCGAACTTCGCGGGAACTTGCGCACGGTCGCGGACTCAATTTCATTGCTTTCCGCTTCGCTCAGGAGGGTGATTGCGTCGTTGGCGCTCCCCCAGCCAATGGGTCGGTCTGAACCAGCGGGATTCACTGTCGATCGAACCATGAACCGGGGCAGCAGGTCTGGGCGGCTGCCGTAAGACGCGCTGCTCAAGAGTTGCCCCCCAATATTCGAACGAAGTCAGCTTCGGATCCTTCCCATGGAACGGCCCACTTTTGCGCAGCGGCACCCTTCCCTACCTGCACATTAATGTGCGGGCCCTTCGCGGGATCGAAATCAAGCCGGAAGGATTTCCAGACACCATCGACCCTAGTCGTGAATCCAGTCACACGACCAAAAGTGGAGGTCGCCGACTCAAGGCTACCGACGTGTGGGTGGCGCGTTGCTGGGTTGATCTCACCGAGCAAGTCAAGAGCCGTATTCCTCGCAGCCTCGAAGGACTTGGACGGAACGAGCACGGCTTCCCCGCAGTTGTGGACGAGGACCGCATCCGCCCCAATGGCGACGTAGTAGGTGTGGGTGTCGGCGACGGTGAGGTTGTGGACGGTTTGTTCGCGGTGGTCGTGCTGGACGGCGGTGACTTGGACGAGCGTGCCGGCCGCGGTTTGCATCCAGTCACCTGATAGCAGGTCGCTTGCGTCGACCCATGCACCGGCCGCGGGCACCCAGAACGGGTGGCCGTCGGTCGCGACAAGGGAGCCCGTTTCGTGCCCATCGTGGTCGGCGATGGTGATCGTGGTGAGGTCCTTCTCCCCTTCGCCGGTGATCAGCGCGGTGACGGCTCGCGGCCCGGTTTCCCGGGTTTCGGGGTCGGTCGCGAGGACTTCGTCGCCGAGTTGCACGTCTTCGATCGGTTGCGTGGTGCCGTCCGCCATGAGCACGGCAGTGCCGGGTACGAAGCTGTTCACCACGCACGAGACCGCCTTTGCCGCTGCACGCGCTGCGGGGCTCGCGGCGGAGGCCGCGAGCCTTGACGCTGCCACACCCACGCCTGCACCGGCGAATCCGCCGACCGCGCCGAAGACGCCGCCCATGAGCGTGTCTGCACCGAGTGCACCCCAGCTGAATTGCTGAGTGCGGGTGACTTGGGTCTTCCACAGGTTCGTGATCGCACCGCCCACGGCGCCACCTGCGGCGCCGCCCGCGACGACGCAGCCAACGCTGCCGACACCACCGGTGGCTGCGAGACATCCGGCCGTCACGCCAATCCCGACGATCGTGCCGGCGACGAATCCCGCAATCTCGGCCTGGTTCTCATCGACCCACCGCATCGCACCAGACCACCAGTCCGTCACGGCCGGTTTCACGGTCTTCGGCGGTGACGCCTGAACGGTCCCGTTCGCCGTGGAAGTGAACGATTTGCCCTTCACATCGGCGTAATCGGTGGCGCCAAGCGCGAGGAGCCCGGACGGGTCGGACGACGTCACCGGGCTGTTCCCGGCATAGGCGTACGCGGGGACTGTCAGAGAAACGGTGGATCTGGGTTCTGGCCTGACCGAAAGGTGAGGCAGTGAGTCAGACAGTCGAGATGATCGATCCCGTGACGGGAGAGATCATCGATCAGCAGGAAATCGCGGAGCAGTTGCTCGCGCAGGCGAGGGAGCAGGGCGTGAGCCTGGTCGGCCCGGACGGGCTGTTGGCCGGGTTGACGAAGACAGTGCTGGAGACCGCGCTCGAGGCGGAGATGACCGAGCACCTCGGGTACGAGAAGCACGGATCCGGGTCTGGCGAGAACGCACGCAACGGCACGAGGTCGAAGACGGTGCTGACCGAGGTCGGCCCGG comes from the Agromyces marinus genome and includes:
- a CDS encoding polymorphic toxin-type HINT domain-containing protein, producing MTSSDPSGLLALGATDYADVKGKSFTSTANGTVQASPPKTVKPAVTDWWSGAMRWVDENQAEIAGFVAGTIVGIGVTAGCLAATGGVGSVGCVVAGGAAGGAVGGAITNLWKTQVTRTQQFSWGALGADTLMGGVFGAVGGFAGAGVGVAASRLAASAASPAARAAAKAVSCVVNSFVPGTAVLMADGTTQPIEDVQLGDEVLATDPETRETGPRAVTALITGEGEKDLTTITIADHDGHETGSLVATDGHPFWVPAAGAWVDASDLLSGDWMQTAAGTLVQVTAVQHDHREQTVHNLTVADTHTYYVAIGADAVLVHNCGEAVLVPSKSFEAARNTALDLLGEINPATRHPHVGSLESATSTFGRVTGFTTRVDGVWKSFRLDFDPAKGPHINVQVGKGAAAQKWAVPWEGSEADFVRILGGNS
- a CDS encoding polymorphic toxin-type HINT domain-containing protein, whose protein sequence is MCGSVSFVSNSIGVNPPSASWPHERIPACEHSFHAVRRLIRHPARRASGEGEEDLTTITIADHEGHDAGTIVATDGHPFWVPEVGEWVDAGDLLPGDWLSTSAGILVQVTAVQHDHREQTVHNLTVADTHTYYVAIGADAVLVHNCAVNPPGVSGE
- the istB gene encoding IS21-like element helper ATPase IstB; protein product: MGAATDTAATMGYLARALKAPTIGRVWEPLAATARDEGWSHEQYLAAVLSRQVADREANGTSLRISGAHFPAVKTLEDFNVDHQPSLRRDVLAHLATTTWIPKAENVVLLGPPGVGKTHLGIALGIKACHAGYPVAFDTATGWASRLQAAHRENRLEHELKRLRRYRLLIIDEVGYLPFDADAANLFFQLVAARYEQGSILVTSNMPFGRWGEIFSDDIVAAAMIDRLVHHAEVLTLAGDSYRTRSRRELLKTPPTTGADQ